A section of the Methanosarcina mazei S-6 genome encodes:
- the mgtE gene encoding magnesium transporter — MHSEFKELLDKRDWEGLRVLIREMKPSEIEDLYFELDGRDFVILFRLLEKDLALEIFESFSVEHQVEIIKLMEEADTIDLLEPLDPDDCARIFEELPAKITKRLLNGLSPERRKYVNLLLGYPEGSAGRYMTPRYVSAHKYQNAGEVLTGLHASPLRADEMPMIFIIDRERKYSGYVMLGDLIKTEPLTPLESIVKGEDIFIYTTDPKNRAVEIISEYDIPSLAVLDAEKRLVGAVTFDDVMDVAEEEATDDFHKMGTVGLMRTGLKDANVRLLYAKRVPWLLTLVFINIFSGAAIASFEDTIQAVVALVIFLPLLIDSGGNAGSQSATLVVRSLATGDVKNKDWFYLIGREMLVAATIGITMGAAAAGLGIYRGGLELGVVVAVTMIIVIFAGCLIGTTLPFLLTALKMDPATASAPLITSIADIVGVVIYFRIATWYYGIA; from the coding sequence ATGCATTCTGAATTCAAAGAGCTGCTGGATAAAAGGGACTGGGAAGGCTTAAGGGTTTTAATCAGGGAGATGAAACCTTCCGAGATTGAGGATCTGTATTTTGAGTTAGATGGCAGAGATTTTGTGATACTTTTCCGGCTTCTTGAGAAAGATCTGGCACTTGAAATCTTTGAAAGCTTTAGTGTGGAACATCAGGTTGAGATAATAAAATTAATGGAAGAAGCGGATACAATAGATCTGCTTGAGCCCCTTGACCCTGATGACTGTGCAAGGATATTTGAAGAACTGCCTGCAAAGATAACAAAACGCCTGCTTAACGGGCTGAGCCCTGAGAGGCGCAAATATGTGAACCTGCTCCTTGGTTATCCTGAAGGAAGTGCAGGCAGATACATGACTCCCAGGTACGTTTCAGCGCATAAGTATCAGAATGCAGGCGAGGTTTTGACGGGTCTACATGCCTCTCCCCTGAGAGCCGATGAAATGCCAATGATTTTTATAATAGATAGGGAGCGAAAGTACAGCGGGTATGTAATGCTGGGCGACCTCATAAAAACCGAACCTTTAACACCTCTGGAAAGTATTGTTAAAGGAGAGGACATTTTCATATATACTACTGATCCAAAAAATAGAGCGGTAGAGATTATCAGCGAATACGATATCCCGTCACTGGCTGTCCTCGATGCCGAAAAGCGTCTTGTAGGAGCGGTTACTTTTGATGACGTGATGGATGTTGCAGAAGAGGAGGCAACAGACGACTTCCATAAAATGGGAACAGTCGGACTTATGAGAACGGGTCTGAAAGATGCAAACGTCCGGCTATTGTATGCAAAAAGGGTCCCATGGCTATTGACGCTTGTTTTCATAAATATATTCTCAGGCGCTGCTATTGCATCCTTTGAGGACACAATCCAGGCTGTTGTCGCTCTTGTAATTTTTCTGCCACTGCTAATAGACAGCGGAGGAAATGCAGGGTCCCAATCCGCAACTCTCGTAGTCCGTTCCCTTGCAACAGGTGATGTCAAAAACAAGGATTGGTTTTACCTTATTGGCAGGGAGATGCTGGTTGCAGCCACAATAGGTATTACAATGGGTGCAGCCGCAGCGGGTCTCGGAATTTATAGAGGGGGGCTGGAACTGGGTGTAGTTGTAGCTGTGACCATGATCATTGTGATTTTTGCCGGCTGTCTGATAGGCACCACCCTTCCTTTCCTGCTTACAGCATTAAAAATGGACCCCGCAACAGCCAGTGCTCCTTTAATTACCTCTATAGCAGATATTGTTGGCGTAGTTATATACTTCAGAATTGCGACGTGGTACTATGGCATTGCATAA